One genomic window of Nakamurella panacisegetis includes the following:
- a CDS encoding GyrI-like domain-containing protein: MTPEIEVQEMGPEPAAVIRFAAPVSQIGEQVGRIFGEVMSYLQSAGIPPVGPPFTVYPDMEADADGNWHAISGFPVARAVVGNGRVEPYEWPGGDKVVVATHVGPYDALEHTYNAIRSWMQEHNLESAGPMKESYLSDPDQQPDPSEWRTVIFCPAA, translated from the coding sequence ATGACACCGGAGATAGAAGTCCAGGAGATGGGGCCCGAGCCGGCCGCCGTGATCAGATTCGCCGCGCCGGTGAGCCAGATCGGCGAACAGGTGGGTCGGATATTCGGGGAGGTCATGTCCTATCTGCAGTCGGCCGGTATTCCGCCCGTCGGTCCGCCATTCACCGTGTATCCGGACATGGAGGCCGATGCCGACGGCAACTGGCATGCCATCTCCGGGTTCCCGGTGGCCCGAGCCGTTGTCGGCAATGGCCGGGTCGAACCGTACGAGTGGCCGGGCGGCGACAAGGTGGTGGTCGCGACTCACGTCGGCCCGTACGACGCGCTCGAACACACCTACAACGCCATACGCAGCTGGATGCAGGAGCACAACCTCGAGTCGGCCGGCCCGATGAAGGAGAGTTACCTCTCCGATCCGGACCAGCAACCGGATCCTTCCGAATGGCGCACCGTGATCTTCTGTCCGGCCGCGTAG
- a CDS encoding nicotinate phosphoribosyltransferase, which produces MHPSSGSTALLTDQYELTMLQAALADGSASRRCTFEVFARRLPNGRRYGVVAGTARVLDAVENFRFTPEVLTHLQPILDAETLDHLARWRFDGDIDGYPEGELFFPDSPVLSVTGSFGSAVILETVILSILNHDCAIASAAARMRSAAADRTIIEMGSRRTHEEAAVAASRAAYIAGFTATSNLGAGFRYGIPTAGTAAHAFTLLHDTEAAAFAAQVESLGKETTLLVDTYDITRGIATAIEVVGPNLGAIRIDSGDLGVLARAARDQLDALGAVDTKVVLSGDLDEYAIAALRAEPVDVYGVGTALVTGSGAPTAGMVYKMVEVDGRPVAKRSLNKQSTGGAKGAIRRHRSTGTATEELVYLLSGPVPEPLDGDRTLPVPLMRSGVRVDGQSLQDARDRLTQGLVSLPWEGLKLSQGDPALPTVIHPHS; this is translated from the coding sequence ATGCATCCATCTTCGGGGTCGACTGCCCTCCTGACCGATCAGTACGAGCTCACCATGCTCCAGGCGGCCCTGGCCGACGGCAGCGCGAGTCGCCGGTGCACCTTCGAGGTGTTCGCCCGCCGGCTGCCCAACGGGCGTCGCTACGGCGTCGTGGCCGGCACCGCCCGGGTGCTGGACGCGGTCGAGAACTTCCGCTTCACCCCGGAAGTGCTCACCCACCTGCAGCCGATCCTCGACGCCGAAACCCTGGATCACCTGGCCCGCTGGAGGTTCGACGGGGACATCGACGGTTACCCGGAGGGCGAGCTCTTCTTCCCCGACTCGCCGGTCCTGTCGGTGACCGGATCCTTCGGATCCGCGGTGATCCTGGAGACGGTGATCCTCTCGATCCTCAACCACGACTGCGCGATCGCGTCGGCCGCGGCCCGGATGCGGTCAGCCGCCGCCGACCGGACGATCATCGAGATGGGATCGCGCCGCACCCACGAGGAGGCGGCGGTCGCCGCCTCGCGGGCGGCCTACATCGCCGGCTTCACCGCCACCTCGAACCTCGGGGCCGGATTCCGATACGGGATCCCGACGGCCGGTACCGCGGCGCACGCCTTCACCCTGCTGCACGACACCGAGGCGGCCGCCTTCGCCGCTCAGGTCGAGTCGCTCGGCAAGGAGACCACCCTGCTGGTCGACACCTACGACATCACCCGCGGCATCGCGACGGCCATCGAGGTCGTCGGCCCGAACCTCGGCGCCATCCGCATCGACTCCGGTGACCTGGGCGTCCTGGCCCGGGCCGCGCGGGACCAGCTCGACGCTCTCGGAGCGGTGGACACGAAGGTGGTCCTCTCCGGCGACCTCGACGAGTATGCGATCGCCGCGCTGCGCGCGGAGCCGGTCGACGTCTACGGCGTCGGCACCGCGTTGGTCACCGGGTCCGGTGCGCCGACGGCCGGCATGGTCTACAAGATGGTCGAGGTCGACGGGCGTCCGGTGGCCAAGCGCAGCCTGAACAAGCAGTCCACCGGAGGGGCGAAGGGGGCGATCCGCCGTCATCGCAGCACGGGCACGGCCACCGAGGAACTCGTCTACCTGCTGTCCGGCCCGGTTCCCGAGCCGCTGGACGGGGACCGGACGCTGCCGGTCCCGCTGATGCGCAGCGGCGTCCGGGTCGACGGCCAGTCCCTGCAGGATGCACGCGATCGGTTGACCCAGGGCCTGGTCAGCCTGCCCTGGGAAGGCCTGAAACTGTCCCAGGGTGACCCGGCCCTGCCCACCGTCATCCACCCCCACTCCTAG
- a CDS encoding glycoside hydrolase family 31 protein, producing the protein MTRTNGFRWGAAVCALALLTAGSTVSAAATPPSAAVAPPSAASAQSAAASNVGHRTLSLSVPASGRKPAYDIRVGIDPFRITTVRAGKTVLATGSSGVSWVTTGGTNVTASRVVSAAYEANKLMLTVASAGGITAKVTIAPSPGQYALTVAPTTAPGSIAVDFNLTASGHWYGHGEATTPAGGPYTDQPWPLDSGTVQDSEFSAASYNMDEPFWFTQAGTGLSVATQTNMSVSIAAPQTPHEGIFSVEASDTLTSTVYVGRNPKEVYNDYIAVAGHPTTSPSVDEFAAPAWNSWAQFYTTVTQQKFLDWAKGIHASGIGASSFSLDDGWMSHYGDFTFNSKFPDPKAMVDQIHAMGAKFGLWMTLWENLDSANYQIAAAKGYLLKSKADPSQPCTVTWWNGTAGIVDLANPAANKWFTDQIAALKTSLGVDGFKFDTRFYDPSCATDPGTTAQDYTTLGAKFASQYDLLGMGIRTHWTGAQKYGFTTREIDKGTSWASLGAAFHQVLALSTVGYPYVTTDMIGGSDGGTPPTKEVLVRWAQAAAVIPSMYSSTSPLGVTDQNGNTVTYDPQTVQLYKKAVALHQNLLPYIQAQIARTEKTGEPIIKPIFFDYPSDQAGYSIGDEWLLGDSMLVAPMLTAGTTRSVHLPPGKWFDVNNHKVVKGPLTIARYSVSLSQVPIFVKLGTADSANVMKAVGLK; encoded by the coding sequence ATGACTCGAACAAATGGTTTCCGCTGGGGCGCAGCCGTTTGCGCCCTGGCACTGCTGACCGCCGGATCGACGGTCAGCGCGGCCGCGACACCTCCGTCCGCGGCGGTGGCACCTCCATCCGCGGCTTCCGCACAGTCGGCGGCCGCGTCGAACGTCGGCCACAGGACGCTGTCGCTCTCGGTGCCGGCCAGCGGCCGGAAGCCGGCGTACGACATCAGGGTCGGCATCGACCCGTTCCGGATCACCACGGTCCGGGCCGGAAAGACCGTGCTGGCAACGGGTTCCTCCGGTGTGTCCTGGGTGACCACGGGCGGCACGAACGTGACTGCCAGCCGCGTGGTCTCGGCCGCGTACGAGGCGAACAAGCTGATGCTCACCGTCGCCTCGGCCGGAGGGATCACGGCCAAGGTCACGATTGCTCCATCGCCGGGCCAGTACGCCCTGACCGTGGCCCCGACCACCGCTCCGGGGTCGATCGCAGTGGACTTCAACCTCACCGCCTCCGGCCACTGGTACGGCCACGGGGAGGCGACGACGCCCGCAGGCGGTCCGTACACCGATCAGCCCTGGCCGCTGGACAGCGGCACCGTGCAGGACAGCGAATTCTCGGCCGCCTCGTACAACATGGACGAGCCGTTCTGGTTCACCCAGGCCGGAACCGGTCTGTCGGTGGCCACCCAGACCAACATGTCGGTCTCGATCGCCGCGCCGCAGACCCCGCACGAAGGCATCTTCTCGGTGGAGGCCAGTGACACCCTCACCTCGACGGTCTACGTGGGGCGCAACCCCAAAGAGGTCTACAACGACTACATCGCCGTGGCCGGTCATCCCACTACCAGCCCATCGGTCGATGAATTCGCCGCACCGGCCTGGAATTCCTGGGCGCAGTTCTACACCACGGTGACCCAGCAGAAGTTCCTGGACTGGGCCAAGGGCATTCACGCCTCCGGTATCGGGGCCAGCTCGTTCAGCCTGGACGACGGGTGGATGTCGCACTACGGCGACTTCACCTTCAACAGCAAGTTCCCCGACCCCAAGGCGATGGTGGACCAGATCCACGCGATGGGCGCGAAATTCGGTCTCTGGATGACTCTCTGGGAGAACCTGGACTCGGCCAACTATCAGATCGCCGCAGCCAAGGGGTACTTGCTCAAATCGAAGGCGGACCCGAGCCAGCCGTGCACCGTCACGTGGTGGAACGGCACCGCAGGCATCGTCGACCTGGCCAACCCGGCCGCGAACAAATGGTTCACCGACCAGATCGCGGCGCTGAAGACGAGCCTGGGCGTGGACGGATTCAAGTTCGACACCCGCTTCTACGATCCGTCCTGCGCCACCGACCCCGGCACCACGGCGCAGGACTACACCACCCTCGGGGCCAAGTTCGCCAGCCAGTACGACCTGCTCGGCATGGGTATCCGCACGCACTGGACCGGCGCGCAGAAGTACGGCTTCACCACGCGGGAGATCGACAAGGGCACCAGCTGGGCGTCTCTCGGCGCGGCGTTCCACCAGGTGCTGGCGTTGTCAACGGTCGGCTACCCGTACGTCACGACCGACATGATCGGGGGCTCCGATGGCGGAACCCCGCCGACCAAGGAGGTGCTTGTCCGCTGGGCCCAGGCGGCCGCGGTGATCCCCAGCATGTACTCCTCGACGTCGCCGCTCGGGGTCACCGACCAGAACGGCAATACGGTGACCTATGACCCGCAGACCGTGCAGCTCTACAAGAAGGCCGTTGCGCTGCACCAGAATCTGCTGCCCTACATTCAGGCGCAGATCGCCCGGACGGAGAAGACCGGCGAACCGATCATCAAGCCGATCTTCTTCGACTATCCCTCCGACCAGGCCGGCTACAGCATCGGCGACGAGTGGCTGCTCGGTGATTCCATGCTGGTCGCGCCGATGTTGACCGCCGGCACCACACGCAGCGTGCACCTGCCGCCCGGGAAGTGGTTCGATGTGAACAACCACAAGGTCGTCAAGGGCCCCCTGACGATCGCCCGGTATTCGGTATCGCTGAGCCAGGTGCCGATCTTCGTCAAGCTCGGTACCGCGGACAGCGCGAACGTGATGAAGGCCGTCGGCCTGAAGTAG
- a CDS encoding AfsR/SARP family transcriptional regulator, whose amino-acid sequence MDESPPLKPRRIILHLIGGPYVTIDDRPLVLPEGSMRLLVFVSIQGPSNRRHIAATLWPDVNASRAAGNLRSALWRLRPAGVELVASTTRTISLAADVLVDVAQLDHWSDRVLNGRATVDDLLTGLPVDTFDLLPEWDDDWVVAERTRLRQRALHALEAAGRDLLSLGRHADALTSVLCAVRADPLRESARRLLIEVHLAEGNRTDAQQVYASYRATLRRELGMEPSRQLAAITFSELAMSGAQPTPPTARPTGISRPGRR is encoded by the coding sequence ATGGACGAATCTCCCCCGCTGAAGCCACGGAGAATCATCCTCCACCTGATCGGCGGTCCGTACGTCACCATCGACGACCGCCCCCTCGTGCTACCCGAGGGATCCATGCGCCTCCTGGTGTTCGTCTCGATCCAGGGACCGAGCAATCGGCGGCACATCGCCGCCACGCTGTGGCCCGATGTCAACGCGTCCCGGGCAGCGGGAAACCTCCGCTCCGCCCTGTGGCGTCTACGACCGGCCGGGGTCGAACTGGTGGCGTCCACCACCCGCACGATCTCCTTGGCCGCCGACGTCCTCGTCGACGTCGCCCAACTCGACCACTGGTCCGACCGGGTGCTCAACGGTCGCGCAACAGTCGACGACCTGCTGACCGGACTCCCCGTGGATACGTTCGACCTACTCCCGGAATGGGACGACGATTGGGTGGTGGCGGAACGGACTCGGCTGCGACAGCGAGCACTGCATGCGTTGGAGGCAGCCGGGCGCGATCTGCTCAGCCTGGGCCGCCACGCGGACGCCCTCACCTCAGTCCTCTGCGCGGTCCGGGCAGATCCGTTGCGGGAGAGCGCCCGTCGGCTGTTGATCGAGGTCCATCTGGCCGAGGGCAACCGCACCGACGCCCAACAGGTCTACGCCAGCTACCGCGCCACGCTGCGCCGGGAACTGGGTATGGAACCCTCCCGTCAGCTGGCCGCCATCACGTTTTCCGAGTTGGCCATGTCGGGGGCGCAACCGACGCCCCCGACCGCCCGTCCTACAGGTATTTCCAGGCCCGGACGACGGTGA
- a CDS encoding isochorismatase family protein, with product MSRTTFDSTTALVVVDLQHDFADPSGSLYVRGGEEILPGIVEQIEGTLAAGGLVVYTQDWHPEHTPHFAADGGIWPVHCVMGSPGAAFVPGLPIDGPVVRKGSGPEDGYSGFSVKNLETGATVGTELSTHLDENGIMAITVVGLAGDWCVKATAIDGVALGYRTTVPLSLTRFVELHPGDTEAAVDAMRAAGVVVTD from the coding sequence TTGTCCCGCACCACCTTCGACTCGACAACCGCGCTGGTCGTGGTCGACCTGCAACACGACTTTGCCGACCCTTCCGGCTCCCTGTACGTGCGCGGCGGGGAGGAGATCCTGCCCGGCATCGTCGAGCAGATCGAGGGCACGCTGGCCGCCGGCGGCCTGGTCGTCTACACCCAGGACTGGCACCCGGAGCACACCCCGCACTTCGCCGCCGACGGCGGGATCTGGCCCGTCCATTGCGTCATGGGGTCCCCGGGCGCCGCGTTCGTACCCGGCCTGCCCATCGACGGGCCGGTGGTACGCAAGGGTTCCGGCCCGGAGGACGGCTACTCGGGCTTCTCGGTGAAGAACCTGGAGACCGGGGCCACGGTCGGCACCGAACTGTCCACCCATCTCGACGAGAACGGCATCATGGCCATCACCGTGGTCGGGCTGGCCGGCGACTGGTGCGTGAAGGCGACCGCGATCGACGGTGTCGCCCTCGGCTATCGCACCACCGTCCCGCTCTCCCTGACCCGCTTCGTCGAGCTGCACCCCGGTGACACCGAGGCCGCCGTCGATGCCATGAGGGCGGCCGGCGTGGTGGTCACCGACTGA
- a CDS encoding Kelch repeat-containing protein: MGSWIDLNNQPNFNASTMLLLTDGTVMCQSEGTRSWYRLTPDVNGSYLNGSWSTLADMANSRTYFASAVLADGRVVVSGGEYSDAGSDTNKGEIYDPLANSWSDIGNPGWAQVGDAAGCLLADGRLLIGSLSDSRTAIYDATTNTWSASGNMAARSNEETWTLLPDGSILTVSCANHPNAERYIPSTGRWISAGRTPVELVQASSIEIGPALLLPDGRVFCVGATGHTALYTPSGDTTGTGTWAAGPDFPTDSSGRLLKAKDAPGCLLPNGRVLCVAGPAADGADDWPTPTMFFEFDGTNLNRIADPPNANQVVYEGRMLLLPTGEVLYSSGTNHICLYQPDPGPQTSWLPVVTSCPADLHPGGTYTLIGQQLNGLSQAVSYGDDAQMATNYPIVRLRNSSTGGMYYCRTAWHSTMGVATGSQSVSTQFTVPASVPTASYQLSVVANGIASAEISVSVDPGNGRAQYLLVDRYSSGGATLWAYVDGEWLARSIGDDELAGVAQDLFAANPVDVWWDNFEIDITRGWRSFA, translated from the coding sequence ATGGGTTCATGGATCGATCTGAACAACCAACCGAACTTCAACGCCAGCACCATGCTGCTGCTCACCGACGGAACCGTCATGTGCCAGTCCGAGGGCACCCGGAGCTGGTACCGGCTGACCCCGGACGTCAACGGGAGTTACCTCAACGGCAGCTGGTCGACCCTGGCCGACATGGCGAACAGTCGGACCTACTTCGCTTCGGCGGTGCTGGCCGACGGCCGCGTCGTGGTATCCGGTGGTGAGTACAGCGATGCCGGGAGCGATACGAACAAGGGCGAGATCTACGACCCGCTGGCCAACTCCTGGTCCGACATCGGCAATCCCGGGTGGGCCCAGGTCGGCGATGCTGCCGGATGCTTGCTGGCCGATGGCCGCCTGCTGATCGGCAGTCTGTCGGACAGCCGGACGGCGATCTACGACGCCACCACGAACACCTGGTCGGCCTCTGGCAACATGGCCGCCCGGTCCAACGAGGAAACCTGGACCTTGTTGCCCGACGGATCGATTCTGACCGTCAGTTGCGCCAATCATCCCAACGCCGAACGCTATATCCCTTCCACCGGGCGATGGATCAGCGCCGGACGGACTCCGGTCGAGCTCGTGCAGGCCTCGTCCATCGAGATCGGTCCGGCCCTGCTGCTCCCTGATGGCCGGGTGTTCTGCGTGGGCGCGACCGGGCACACCGCCCTGTACACGCCCTCGGGAGACACGACCGGTACCGGGACCTGGGCGGCCGGGCCGGACTTCCCGACCGACTCATCCGGAAGGCTGCTGAAGGCCAAGGATGCGCCCGGATGCCTCCTGCCGAACGGGCGCGTGCTGTGTGTGGCCGGGCCCGCTGCCGACGGCGCCGACGACTGGCCCACGCCCACCATGTTCTTCGAGTTCGACGGCACGAACCTGAACCGGATCGCAGACCCGCCCAACGCCAACCAAGTGGTCTACGAGGGACGGATGCTGCTGCTGCCCACCGGCGAGGTGCTGTACTCCTCCGGCACCAACCACATCTGCCTCTACCAGCCGGACCCGGGCCCACAAACGAGTTGGCTGCCCGTCGTCACCTCCTGCCCGGCCGACCTGCATCCCGGCGGGACGTACACCCTGATCGGCCAGCAGCTGAACGGCTTGTCGCAGGCCGTGAGCTACGGCGACGACGCCCAGATGGCCACGAACTACCCGATCGTCCGGTTACGCAACTCATCGACCGGCGGTATGTACTACTGCCGCACGGCCTGGCATTCGACCATGGGCGTCGCGACCGGTAGCCAGTCGGTGAGCACCCAGTTCACGGTGCCGGCATCGGTGCCGACTGCGTCCTACCAACTCTCCGTGGTGGCGAACGGCATCGCGTCGGCCGAGATCTCCGTGTCGGTGGATCCGGGCAACGGGCGGGCGCAGTATCTGTTGGTCGACCGGTACTCCTCCGGAGGGGCAACCCTGTGGGCCTACGTCGACGGCGAATGGCTGGCCCGGTCGATTGGTGATGACGAATTGGCCGGGGTCGCCCAAGACCTTTTCGCCGCGAACCCGGTCGACGTCTGGTGGGACAACTTCGAAATCGACATCACCCGGGGTTGGAGGTCCTTCGCATAA
- a CDS encoding phosphocholine-specific phospholipase C, translated as MSKVSRRTFIGGAAAVTGAAAMSAALPATEAAAEAPRTPHPHPHPHLHGDIRDVKHVVVLMQENRSFDHYFGSLKGVRGFGDRSTITLPGGLSVFQQPTTMPGVPVTMTQYPWHLSDAPVSAYPAGHQPPSSETGAQGYGGTSHSWDDQHGAWFGGLMNGWVFAKGGLTTLGYLNRKDIPFHYALADTYTVGDAYHCSVLSATGPNRTYLWSGTIDAQQKFSSYTAFNGGDELGRNLLWPSYAETLQDAGVSWRVYQGEDDYGDNGLEYFKTFAQYDPTQGGTPAPGNVFYDNGVKNVPEPVTGLTANADNLANAIRADVVAGTLPQVSWVVTNQAFSEHPDGAPNDGAYYIHEVLKALNADPEVFNSTLVVIDYDENDGQFDHVPPPVPAPGEKDEFYLENGGTLAKYGLTKPLPVGLGFRVPLILISPWTRGGFVTSEVSDHTSVIQFMEQWTAAIGKPARCPNISDWRRKVCGDLTNAFDFSSPVFGLPTLPATTVIGDPAGGSYKPPVTTNAMPEQEAGHKPARPLPYQPNANLDAVTVGSDGQLHAELSLSNTGPHVKKASHFAVYNNVAPDQSLADYPGRFPGQHTVEASTSAHTKPTKVTVDITPGRYDLTVVGPNRFLRHFTGDTTASGATAQTEVEYHDGGFGHRPKLMLRLINTGTKAVTFTVTAENYSTDRPQSYRVAAHSTAVHPVNPLKASGGWYDLAVKVNSDAAWSRRYVGHLENGRDSITG; from the coding sequence ATGTCCAAGGTTTCTCGCAGAACGTTCATCGGGGGCGCCGCCGCCGTCACCGGGGCGGCGGCGATGTCCGCCGCCCTCCCGGCCACCGAGGCCGCAGCCGAAGCGCCGCGCACGCCGCACCCGCACCCGCACCCGCACCTGCACGGCGACATCCGGGACGTGAAGCACGTCGTGGTGTTGATGCAGGAGAACCGCAGTTTCGACCACTACTTCGGCAGCCTCAAGGGTGTCCGCGGGTTCGGCGACCGCTCCACGATCACGCTGCCCGGCGGCCTGTCCGTCTTCCAGCAGCCGACCACCATGCCCGGCGTCCCGGTCACCATGACCCAGTACCCCTGGCACCTCAGCGACGCCCCGGTGTCGGCCTACCCGGCGGGTCACCAGCCGCCGAGCTCCGAGACCGGAGCCCAGGGCTACGGCGGGACCTCGCACAGCTGGGACGACCAGCACGGCGCCTGGTTCGGCGGCCTGATGAACGGCTGGGTGTTCGCCAAGGGCGGCCTGACCACCCTGGGCTACCTGAACCGCAAGGACATCCCGTTCCACTACGCCTTGGCCGACACCTACACGGTCGGCGACGCCTACCACTGCTCGGTGCTGTCGGCGACGGGTCCGAACCGCACCTACCTGTGGAGCGGAACCATCGACGCACAGCAGAAGTTCAGCAGCTACACCGCCTTCAACGGCGGTGACGAACTGGGCCGGAACCTGCTCTGGCCGAGCTACGCCGAGACCCTGCAGGACGCGGGCGTCAGCTGGCGGGTGTACCAGGGCGAGGACGACTACGGCGACAACGGCCTGGAGTACTTCAAGACCTTCGCCCAGTACGACCCGACCCAGGGCGGCACCCCGGCGCCGGGGAACGTGTTCTACGACAACGGCGTCAAGAACGTGCCGGAACCGGTCACCGGTCTGACCGCCAACGCCGACAACCTGGCCAACGCCATCCGCGCCGACGTGGTGGCCGGGACGTTGCCGCAGGTGTCCTGGGTGGTGACGAACCAGGCGTTCTCCGAGCACCCCGACGGTGCGCCCAACGACGGCGCCTACTACATCCACGAGGTGCTCAAGGCGCTGAACGCAGATCCGGAGGTGTTCAACTCCACCCTGGTCGTCATCGACTACGACGAGAACGACGGCCAGTTCGACCACGTGCCGCCGCCGGTGCCGGCACCCGGGGAGAAGGACGAGTTCTACCTGGAGAACGGCGGGACGCTGGCGAAGTACGGCCTGACCAAGCCCCTGCCGGTCGGCCTCGGTTTCCGGGTGCCCCTGATCCTGATCTCGCCCTGGACCCGCGGTGGATTCGTCACCTCCGAGGTCTCCGACCACACGTCGGTGATCCAGTTCATGGAGCAGTGGACCGCGGCCATCGGCAAGCCGGCCCGATGCCCGAACATCAGCGACTGGCGCCGCAAGGTGTGTGGCGACCTCACCAACGCCTTCGATTTCAGCTCCCCGGTGTTCGGTTTGCCGACGCTGCCGGCCACCACCGTGATCGGTGACCCGGCCGGCGGGTCGTACAAGCCGCCGGTGACCACGAACGCCATGCCCGAGCAGGAGGCCGGACACAAGCCGGCCCGTCCCCTGCCCTACCAGCCGAACGCCAACCTGGACGCCGTCACCGTCGGCTCCGACGGGCAGCTGCACGCCGAGCTCTCCCTGAGCAATACGGGCCCGCACGTCAAGAAGGCCAGTCACTTCGCGGTCTACAACAACGTGGCGCCGGATCAGTCGCTGGCCGACTACCCGGGCCGGTTCCCCGGTCAGCACACGGTGGAGGCCTCGACCTCCGCCCACACCAAGCCGACCAAGGTGACCGTCGACATCACCCCCGGGAGGTACGACCTGACGGTGGTCGGACCGAACCGGTTCCTGCGCCACTTCACCGGTGACACCACCGCTTCCGGCGCAACGGCCCAGACCGAGGTCGAGTACCACGACGGCGGGTTCGGGCACCGCCCGAAGCTGATGCTGCGCCTGATCAACACCGGCACCAAGGCGGTGACATTCACGGTCACCGCCGAGAACTACTCGACGGACCGGCCGCAGAGCTACCGGGTTGCCGCGCACAGCACGGCCGTCCATCCGGTCAATCCGCTCAAGGCCAGCGGCGGCTGGTACGACCTGGCGGTCAAGGTGAACTCGGACGCGGCCTGGTCGCGTCGCTACGTCGGGCACCTGGAGAACGGGCGCGACAGCATCACCGGCTGA
- a CDS encoding DeoR/GlpR family DNA-binding transcription regulator has protein sequence MRQQDRLGLILERLNLQGTVGVPELTEQLSVSAATVRRDLQLLESQQLLSRTHGGAVSAGVLYELPMRYRGGQRQDAKRAIAQCAARSLPAGALAVALNGGSTTTEVARALAARTGLRVVTNALNIAADLAVRSNIDLVVCGGSARSQTYELVGPLAEMTLAHLNVDVAFIGVDGLSAAAGLTTHSEHEAHTDRALLHAASRVIVVADSTKLGRRAFARICELRDVSDVVTDGEADPAALAELERAGVRVHVAAVDGTVLGRPERAGSGESFGAERIEQR, from the coding sequence ATGCGACAGCAAGACCGATTGGGGCTGATCCTGGAACGCCTGAATCTCCAGGGCACGGTAGGTGTGCCGGAACTGACGGAGCAGCTGTCGGTTTCGGCCGCGACCGTGCGGCGTGACCTGCAACTGCTCGAATCCCAGCAGCTGCTCAGCCGTACCCACGGGGGCGCCGTCAGCGCCGGCGTGCTGTACGAGCTGCCGATGCGGTACCGGGGCGGCCAGCGCCAGGATGCAAAGCGAGCCATCGCGCAGTGCGCCGCGCGGTCGCTGCCGGCCGGGGCGTTGGCGGTAGCGCTCAACGGCGGGTCCACCACCACCGAGGTCGCCCGGGCACTGGCCGCCCGGACCGGGCTGCGCGTGGTCACCAACGCGTTGAACATCGCGGCCGATCTGGCCGTCCGGTCGAACATCGACCTGGTGGTGTGCGGTGGGAGCGCCCGGAGCCAGACCTACGAGCTCGTCGGACCGCTCGCGGAGATGACCTTGGCCCACCTGAACGTGGACGTCGCGTTCATCGGCGTGGACGGACTGAGCGCCGCCGCCGGCCTGACCACGCACAGCGAGCACGAGGCGCACACCGACCGGGCCCTGCTGCACGCGGCCTCGCGGGTCATCGTGGTGGCCGACTCGACCAAGCTCGGCCGCCGCGCCTTCGCCCGCATCTGCGAACTGCGGGACGTGTCGGACGTCGTCACCGACGGCGAGGCCGACCCGGCGGCGTTGGCGGAATTGGAGCGCGCCGGGGTTCGCGTACACGTGGCGGCGGTCGACGGCACCGTTCTGGGCCGTCCGGAACGCGCAGGGTCAGGCGAATCGTTCGGGGCGGAACGCATCGAGCAACGGTGA